A single region of the Cucumis melo cultivar AY chromosome 3, USDA_Cmelo_AY_1.0, whole genome shotgun sequence genome encodes:
- the LOC103485441 gene encoding uncharacterized protein LOC103485441 isoform X2, whose amino-acid sequence MSPEAWQTHHPHLCNQISNLKESPRSSSQNFRSFKGDDFRLNQDATGKSQIKHLNTSNEVNETEHSRLSNSDVDFGEKSSLVQDDKTKTTLSSKKLHKLHWGLDTKEPWERKANM is encoded by the exons ATGAGTCCAGAGGCTTGGCAAACACATCATCCTCATCTCTGCAACCAAATTTCAAACCTAAAAGAGTCACCAAGGAGCAGCTCTCAAAATTTCAG GAGCTTCAAAGGAGACGACTTCAGATTAAATCAAG ATGCGACTGGAAAATCTCAAATCAAACATCTGAACACCAGTAATGAAGTTAATGAAACTGAACACTCGAGACTTTCCAATTCTGATGTTGATTTTGGGGAAAAGAGCTCCCTTGTTCAGGATGACAAGACCAAAACTACGCTTTCATCCAAAAAGCTACACAAATTACATTGGGG GCTTGACACCAAGGAACCATGGGAAAGGAAGGCAAACATGTAA
- the LOC103485441 gene encoding uncharacterized protein LOC103485441 isoform X1, with the protein MEDGEEYESRGLANTSSSSLQPNFKPKRVTKEQLSKFQELQRRRLQIKSRSKIRKNTKDATGKSQIKHLNTSNEVNETEHSRLSNSDVDFGEKSSLVQDDKTKTTLSSKKLHKLHWGLDTKEPWERKANM; encoded by the exons ATGGAGGACGGTGAAGAATATGAGTCCAGAGGCTTGGCAAACACATCATCCTCATCTCTGCAACCAAATTTCAAACCTAAAAGAGTCACCAAGGAGCAGCTCTCAAAATTTCAG GAGCTTCAAAGGAGACGACTTCAGATTAAATCAAGGTCAAAGATAAGAAAGAATACAAAAG ATGCGACTGGAAAATCTCAAATCAAACATCTGAACACCAGTAATGAAGTTAATGAAACTGAACACTCGAGACTTTCCAATTCTGATGTTGATTTTGGGGAAAAGAGCTCCCTTGTTCAGGATGACAAGACCAAAACTACGCTTTCATCCAAAAAGCTACACAAATTACATTGGGG GCTTGACACCAAGGAACCATGGGAAAGGAAGGCAAACATGTAA